The following coding sequences lie in one Rutidosis leptorrhynchoides isolate AG116_Rl617_1_P2 chromosome 4, CSIRO_AGI_Rlap_v1, whole genome shotgun sequence genomic window:
- the LOC139904545 gene encoding flavonol sulfotransferase-like, whose product MSFIIDKFKNKVSTLPKHKSWLINHDIYKYEGFWYHQGFWFHSSASFSIEITMALQEEFQAQPTNILLASHPKSGTTWLKALAFAIANRTTLKNDTNSTLIHPLRTTIPHGCVPYIESESFFNNPCYSNELISTHLPYTSLPKSIITSNCRIVYICRNPKDVFVSFWHFVNKTKGDNSPPLDLEASFESFRSGASPMGPCWDHVIGYRKASLERPDKVLFLIYEDLKKDPKEEVKKLAKFMGYPFNEDEEGDKEIEEIIRLCSFEQLRKVSKENRPGAGATPKVIPDDAFFRKGEAGDSVNHLTMEMIQILDKITFEKYDSLDISF is encoded by the coding sequence ATGTCGTTCATTATAGACAAATTCAAGAACAAAGTCTCAACTCTTCCTAAACACAAAAGTTGGTTAATTAACCATGATATATACAAGTATGAGGGCTTTTGGTATCACCAAGGTTTTTGGTTTCACTCTAGTGCTAGTTTCTCAATCGAAATAACTATGGCACTGCAAGAGGAATTTCAAGCACAACCCACAAACATTTTACTAGCAAGTCATCCAAAATCAGGCACAACTTGGCTTAAGGCTCTTGCCTTTGCCATTGCGAATCGAACCACGTTAAAAAATGACACCAATTCAACCCTAATCCACCCATTGCGCACAACTATTCCTCATGGATGTGTCCCTTATATCGAGAGCGAATCCTTTTTTAACAACCCATGTTACTCCAACGAACTCATATCCACGCACCTTCCTTACACATCATTGCCTAAATCCATCATTACTTCTAATTGTCGTATTGTTTATATATGTAGAAACCCTAAAGATGTGTTTGTTTCCTTTTGGCATTTCGTGAACAAAACGAAAGGCGATAACTCGCCTCCATTAGACTTGGAGGCTTCATTTGAGTCGTTTAGGAGTGGTGCTAGCCCAATGGGACCTTGTTGGGATCACGTGATAGGGTACCGTAAGGCGAGTCTTGAACGACCAGATAAAGTATTGTTCTTGATCTATGAAGATCTGAAAAAGGATCCAAAGGAGGAGGTTAAGAAACTGGCTAAGTTCATGGGTTACCCTTTTAACGAAGACGAGGAGGGTGACAAGGAGATCGAAGAAATAATAAGACTATGCAGTTTCGAGCAATTACGCAAGGTTAGTAAGGAAAATAGGCCCGGAGCTGGTGCAACACCTAAGGTCATACCTGATGATGCCTTCTTTCGAAAGGGCGAAGCGGGGGATTCAGTAAACCATCTTACCATGGAAATGATCCAAATTTTGGACAAAATCACCTTTGAAAAATATGATAGTTTAGACATTTCATTTTGA